One genomic window of Paenibacillus xylanilyticus includes the following:
- a CDS encoding copper amine oxidase N-terminal domain-containing protein, whose product MKKAGGRQVKKVMSALAVSAMLMSALPATVIDAAARISIYINDAELSSAQAPVMKAGRVLVPLRSIFEGLDAKVGYTNKTKTITATRGDQEVSLTLGSKTAYINGEAVSLDVPASTIKGNTMVPIRFVSEAFGEKVFWNSRQQRVDIKTTSTPPVDDTKAAAWNIYGSVSGSNGDGRDLTVSFTRPTSEKAVSEYRIMLVKTRDVNSFNESAASVVPSGNYTSVSPNGSNPKLTLNAQTRDVNGDLLNTSETYRLYVLTMGNSSNSYKNVLAWSAQSLKLNNVKTTVQPVTSLRIADISDYGDGRDLEINFNQPSSTSNITYYRAFVVKAKDASSFNLTAANKVSSSNSTIIYKGNNTAVKSQLTSSTRDTSGELIRSGTAYVVYIMSVSSNAAAADHKLSSVSSSLTLGVNTATAPVITQVKDNSDYGDGRDILVSFNRSSDESKVASYRIFVVRNSVASSFNLATASNLSSSLYYTVNKTGSNITTTLPSSMKDTSGYNVTNLQDYRIYVMAVGNQQNNYTNAVSSSSTLLRLTTNGNAGAVNNLAVSDVSDYGDGRDLRVSFNRASDESRVSAYRVYVVRSGNAGSFTLSAANASNNYYQVNKTGGNLSVTLPSSMVDTNGYRVSNNVTYRVFVLSVSTSGNSSQNALSSYSSQITLSPNAAITAPSNVAASDIGDNQDGRDLRVTFTKSADETNVNHYRVFVVKSTNTSFNLSAANAVGSANYTYVSKNGSNQTVNFNSNSKTVDGSPIVNGVGYRVYVMAVNGNASLANALSSGSNVITLASNTAVGAVNNVNVTVKNQGQAGNASDVTVNFNKPTTDSGIANYRVLIVPSGQVTGFDLNSALGIRSFVQISKNDAGNPIQLNNGHVDINGNALVVGQKYRAFVLSVSDSGTRASNLSGASNEFSILAKPAEPVAVQSAAITNIENASTATDAGLKVTFAKPSDDKGIGQYRLFVVRAQDSLDLPSANTNNNFKVVTPGEISLSKDTLDSSGKAIELGAEYKVYILSATSDPSLYTSVLSAPSGTAKLDAAQAAPVVTTPDTAPTTDPNAGATDSAQGTSNNPTK is encoded by the coding sequence ATGAAAAAAGCCGGAGGACGTCAAGTTAAAAAGGTCATGTCCGCACTGGCCGTATCAGCCATGCTGATGTCAGCCTTGCCAGCAACAGTAATCGATGCAGCAGCAAGAATCAGTATCTATATCAATGATGCCGAGCTCTCTTCTGCGCAAGCGCCTGTCATGAAAGCCGGACGGGTATTGGTTCCGCTGCGGTCCATTTTTGAAGGACTGGATGCTAAAGTGGGATATACGAACAAAACCAAAACCATTACAGCAACTCGCGGAGATCAGGAGGTCTCACTGACACTGGGTTCCAAGACAGCTTATATTAACGGAGAAGCGGTCTCTCTGGACGTGCCTGCGAGTACGATTAAGGGTAACACGATGGTCCCTATTCGCTTTGTGAGTGAAGCATTTGGAGAGAAAGTATTCTGGAACTCCCGCCAACAGCGGGTGGATATCAAAACAACGTCCACGCCTCCTGTCGATGACACGAAAGCTGCGGCCTGGAACATCTACGGATCCGTTTCGGGAAGTAACGGAGATGGTCGGGATCTGACGGTCAGCTTCACGCGTCCAACATCCGAAAAGGCTGTATCCGAATATCGTATTATGCTGGTGAAAACCCGTGATGTGAACAGCTTCAACGAGTCTGCGGCTTCAGTGGTGCCATCCGGCAACTACACTTCGGTGTCTCCAAATGGCAGTAACCCGAAATTGACCCTGAATGCGCAGACACGTGACGTTAACGGAGATCTGCTGAATACGAGTGAAACCTATCGTTTGTATGTCCTGACCATGGGCAACAGCAGCAATAGTTACAAAAATGTACTTGCTTGGTCTGCCCAGTCTTTGAAATTAAACAATGTGAAAACAACAGTTCAGCCGGTCACCAGTCTTCGCATTGCCGATATCAGTGACTACGGAGATGGCCGTGACCTGGAGATCAACTTCAATCAGCCAAGCAGCACGTCGAATATTACCTATTATCGTGCATTTGTCGTCAAAGCTAAGGATGCTTCATCCTTCAATCTGACTGCGGCGAATAAAGTATCCAGCTCGAATTCAACGATCATCTATAAAGGAAACAACACAGCGGTTAAAAGTCAGCTTACCTCTTCCACGCGTGATACGTCCGGGGAATTGATTCGCAGCGGCACCGCCTACGTCGTATACATCATGTCGGTCAGCTCCAATGCGGCAGCTGCAGATCACAAGCTGTCTTCCGTATCCTCTTCACTGACACTTGGCGTGAATACGGCAACGGCGCCTGTCATTACACAAGTCAAGGATAATTCGGACTATGGAGATGGACGTGACATTCTGGTGAGCTTCAATCGGTCTTCCGACGAATCCAAGGTAGCGAGCTACCGCATCTTCGTTGTGCGCAACTCGGTGGCCAGCAGCTTCAATCTGGCGACGGCAAGCAATCTGTCTTCGAGCCTGTACTATACCGTGAACAAAACAGGCAGCAATATTACCACAACATTGCCTTCATCAATGAAAGATACAAGCGGTTATAACGTAACGAATCTGCAGGATTACCGGATTTACGTCATGGCTGTGGGCAATCAGCAAAACAACTACACCAATGCGGTGTCCTCTTCCTCCACATTACTGAGATTGACGACGAATGGAAATGCAGGAGCTGTTAATAACCTGGCAGTCTCGGATGTCAGTGACTATGGTGATGGACGGGATCTGCGGGTATCTTTCAACCGAGCATCGGATGAGTCTAGAGTTTCGGCTTACCGGGTGTACGTGGTTCGTTCAGGTAACGCAGGAAGCTTCACCCTGAGCGCGGCTAATGCTTCGAACAACTACTACCAAGTGAACAAAACGGGTGGCAACCTGTCGGTGACACTGCCAAGCAGTATGGTAGATACGAATGGATACAGAGTTTCCAATAACGTGACTTATCGTGTGTTTGTCCTGTCGGTAAGCACAAGCGGCAACTCCAGTCAGAACGCGTTGTCTTCGTACTCGTCACAGATTACATTGAGTCCAAATGCAGCGATAACAGCTCCGAGTAACGTAGCGGCAAGCGATATCGGCGATAATCAGGACGGACGCGATCTGCGCGTAACATTCACCAAATCGGCGGATGAGACCAATGTGAATCACTACCGGGTGTTTGTCGTGAAATCTACGAATACCAGCTTCAATCTTTCTGCAGCTAATGCAGTAGGAAGTGCGAATTATACGTATGTCAGCAAGAATGGAAGCAATCAGACGGTGAACTTCAACAGTAATTCGAAAACAGTGGATGGAAGTCCAATTGTAAATGGTGTCGGTTATCGCGTGTATGTCATGGCGGTGAATGGTAATGCTTCTCTTGCGAATGCATTGTCATCTGGCTCCAATGTAATTACACTCGCATCCAATACGGCTGTTGGCGCAGTGAATAATGTGAATGTAACGGTGAAAAATCAAGGGCAAGCAGGAAACGCATCAGATGTCACCGTGAACTTCAATAAACCAACAACAGACAGTGGTATTGCAAATTATAGAGTATTAATCGTTCCATCTGGTCAAGTAACTGGATTTGACCTGAATTCGGCTCTCGGCATCCGATCGTTTGTTCAAATTTCCAAGAATGATGCTGGCAATCCAATTCAGCTCAATAATGGTCACGTTGATATCAATGGTAATGCTCTTGTCGTGGGTCAAAAATACAGAGCATTTGTTTTGTCCGTATCCGATAGCGGTACGCGAGCTTCCAATCTGTCCGGTGCATCCAACGAGTTCAGCATTCTGGCCAAACCGGCGGAGCCTGTTGCTGTTCAGTCCGCAGCTATAACGAACATTGAGAATGCCAGTACAGCTACGGATGCAGGCCTGAAGGTTACTTTCGCTAAACCATCCGATGATAAAGGGATTGGCCAATACCGTTTATTTGTAGTAAGAGCTCAAGATAGTCTGGATTTGCCTTCTGCAAATACAAATAATAATTTTAAAGTAGTTACTCCAGGAGAAATTTCCTTATCCAAAGATACGCTGGATTCAAGTGGAAAAGCGATTGAACTCGGAGCAGAGTATAAAGTGTATATCCTTTCTGCAACAAGTGATCCGTCGCTATACACAAGTGTTCTCTCTGCTCCGTCAGGTACAGCGAAACTCGATGCAGCTCAGGCGGCCCCTGTGGTAACAACTCCAGATACGGCTCCAACGACTGACCCCAATGCCGGTGCAACTGACTCTGCTCAAGGCACCAGCAATAATCCAACAAAATAA
- a CDS encoding AraC family transcriptional regulator, whose translation MLAFRLTGLPDSRLPLYLYCIGTHEQKVQLRPEGFPVHQLFLSRSAAGELKIPGKGSWPVGAGQLWVGEPGVAHEFHPHSRTNGELGYIGIGGSSAGSVLQSAGLLHEGPRALSDFEQFWSRMSDLWHGLDDGKSGIWDTSLIIYQFILDIARSVSTQERAELSETSRISVTSNQREFDSGSEAFTRAVALMHAHYQDDLLLKHVAEAVGYSVQHLNRLFHQRQGVTGHQYMQRLRLQKASEWLDKNPRASVREAAEMVGMEVNYFIRMFKREFGETPGKGIKQRNQSSSEKGEPDVTPTL comes from the coding sequence ATGCTTGCATTTCGCTTGACCGGGCTGCCGGATTCCCGGCTGCCTCTGTATCTGTATTGTATTGGAACACACGAGCAGAAAGTGCAGCTCAGGCCGGAAGGGTTTCCGGTGCATCAGCTCTTCCTGTCGCGCAGCGCCGCAGGCGAACTCAAAATTCCGGGGAAGGGGTCGTGGCCTGTAGGAGCTGGCCAATTGTGGGTAGGCGAACCGGGAGTAGCCCATGAATTTCACCCGCATTCCAGGACGAACGGGGAACTTGGATATATCGGGATTGGCGGCAGTTCAGCTGGATCTGTGCTCCAATCAGCCGGGTTATTGCATGAGGGGCCGAGAGCCCTATCCGATTTCGAACAGTTCTGGTCGCGAATGTCGGACCTCTGGCATGGGCTGGACGATGGGAAGTCTGGTATCTGGGATACGTCACTTATCATCTACCAGTTCATTCTGGATATCGCCAGGTCCGTATCGACGCAGGAGAGAGCAGAACTATCTGAAACGAGTCGTATCTCTGTGACGTCTAATCAGCGCGAGTTCGATTCGGGAAGTGAGGCATTTACCCGTGCGGTTGCATTGATGCATGCCCACTACCAGGATGATCTCTTATTAAAGCATGTGGCTGAAGCCGTGGGATACTCCGTGCAGCATCTCAATCGTTTGTTTCATCAACGCCAGGGCGTGACCGGGCATCAATATATGCAGCGTTTGAGGTTGCAAAAGGCATCCGAATGGCTGGACAAGAATCCACGTGCGAGTGTGAGAGAGGCGGCAGAGATGGTTGGCATGGAGGTTAACTATTTTATCCGCATGTTCAAACGCGAATTCGGTGAAACGCCTGGCAAGGGGATCAAACAGCGGAACCAGTCTAGTAGCGAAAAAGGCGAACCCGATGTGACACCAACGCTTTGA
- a CDS encoding DUF1129 family protein, translating into MGISYKKLKEIQNRQMTEMSKMTPENVKLFDQISGIARRTDADERTQEEWILAEGKAIVQAQRDGQPARERYGADLEQDIHARLNAGAGAPSSSSVSVGRNSSKKMNADKPAKPAAASKDDEDVNGEASGPVKRTPKWYVMIAWAAISFVMLIQGAAGLFIGWSGGDTEPFSHISLFSIIISAVGGIALVEMLRRLAERPDDQGKDMTTKPQVNLKGIAIYIVIVVLVLFVGYPLRDSLPVFYLAPWVSLVIGIVGLALLRPLFGQKKK; encoded by the coding sequence TTGGGGATTTCCTATAAGAAGCTTAAAGAAATACAAAACCGGCAAATGACCGAAATGAGCAAGATGACGCCCGAAAATGTAAAATTGTTCGACCAGATTAGCGGCATTGCCCGCCGCACCGACGCAGATGAAAGAACGCAGGAAGAATGGATTTTGGCTGAAGGAAAAGCCATTGTACAAGCCCAGCGGGATGGACAACCCGCCCGGGAACGATATGGAGCGGATCTGGAACAGGATATCCACGCACGCCTGAATGCAGGTGCAGGAGCACCCAGTTCTTCGTCTGTATCTGTGGGTAGGAACTCATCTAAAAAAATGAACGCCGATAAACCAGCTAAGCCAGCTGCAGCATCCAAGGACGATGAAGATGTGAACGGAGAGGCTTCCGGTCCAGTCAAACGTACACCCAAGTGGTATGTGATGATTGCCTGGGCAGCCATTTCCTTTGTCATGCTCATTCAGGGCGCAGCTGGGCTATTTATCGGCTGGAGTGGTGGAGATACGGAACCATTCAGCCATATCAGTCTGTTTTCGATTATCATTTCAGCTGTTGGCGGGATTGCTCTGGTTGAGATGCTTCGCCGCCTGGCGGAACGGCCGGATGATCAAGGCAAGGATATGACGACCAAGCCCCAGGTTAACCTGAAAGGCATTGCGATCTATATCGTCATTGTTGTGCTTGTCCTGTTCGTTGGTTATCCGCTGCGGGACAGTCTTCCGGTATTTTACTTAGCCCCGTGGGTTAGTCTTGTGATTGGTATCGTGGGGCTTGCTCTACTGAGGCCGCTCTTCGGGCAGAAAAAGAAATAA
- a CDS encoding HAMP domain-containing sensor histidine kinase, with protein sequence MIKERWPIKKQLVWAFALVMGISIVLTLLTWAAGISFLFSNQWLQPANYYESRIPDIQNTVQEQAKQQIKWTDTANQAKLEQLLPPEGITYQVVDTHGNRRYGTIQEQIVENETDLLSRLNSKTITDSTLGLGGLVTLISPLSGDHGMYSGALVLQYRLETSPSPSISPVWTNTFLVLMLASPFVYIAAATWFVAGRVGRNVNRPIQDLILASKRIKEQDLDFILDNHAPNELGLLSASFEDMRKELKSALTREWKLQQERSELMGAISHDFRTPMTVIQGHVELLKDSPAHVVHTAESMSNHLDVIDHNVKRINRLIQDMTVAAGTDFDYFPLRREAVDPSSFWEMKQREIGFLCSSQRVHLKFKLVDQRADSSSPLQLDVQRVGQVLDNLVANSLRYVPPQGEIRLHVNIQDAHIMQVTVCDTGSGFTEADLPHLFDQFYHGHQGQTGLGLFTAKRIVEKHGGTIGASNLPEGGACISFTLDTAG encoded by the coding sequence ATGATTAAGGAACGCTGGCCGATCAAAAAACAACTCGTCTGGGCATTTGCACTCGTGATGGGGATCAGCATTGTATTGACACTCCTGACCTGGGCAGCCGGGATATCATTTCTCTTCTCCAACCAGTGGCTGCAGCCTGCCAACTATTATGAGTCTCGAATCCCCGACATTCAGAACACTGTGCAGGAGCAGGCGAAGCAGCAGATCAAGTGGACCGACACCGCCAATCAGGCCAAGCTGGAACAGCTGCTGCCTCCGGAAGGCATCACCTATCAGGTTGTGGATACCCATGGAAACAGAAGATACGGAACGATTCAGGAGCAGATCGTGGAGAACGAAACGGACCTGCTGAGCAGGCTGAATAGCAAAACAATAACAGATAGTACACTTGGGTTAGGCGGACTGGTTACGCTCATCTCGCCACTAAGCGGAGATCACGGAATGTATTCAGGGGCTCTTGTGCTCCAGTACCGATTGGAAACCAGCCCTTCTCCATCCATATCGCCCGTCTGGACGAATACGTTTCTCGTGTTAATGCTGGCTTCTCCCTTCGTATACATCGCTGCAGCGACCTGGTTTGTAGCTGGAAGAGTGGGTCGCAATGTAAACCGGCCGATCCAGGATCTCATTCTGGCTTCCAAACGCATCAAGGAGCAGGATCTGGACTTTATTTTGGATAACCACGCGCCTAATGAGCTCGGACTTCTCTCCGCCTCCTTCGAGGACATGCGTAAGGAACTGAAGAGTGCCCTAACCCGGGAGTGGAAGCTTCAGCAGGAACGGAGTGAACTGATGGGCGCGATCAGCCATGATTTCCGCACGCCAATGACGGTGATTCAGGGTCATGTGGAGCTGCTTAAGGATTCACCCGCACATGTTGTTCATACAGCCGAAAGTATGAGCAATCATCTGGACGTCATTGACCATAATGTGAAGCGAATTAATCGGCTCATTCAGGATATGACGGTAGCCGCAGGCACCGATTTTGATTATTTTCCGCTTCGCCGGGAAGCTGTTGATCCTTCCTCCTTCTGGGAAATGAAGCAGCGGGAGATCGGTTTTCTGTGTTCCAGTCAGCGTGTACACTTGAAATTCAAACTCGTGGATCAAAGAGCGGACAGCTCTTCGCCCCTTCAGCTAGATGTACAGCGGGTGGGGCAGGTGCTGGATAACCTGGTGGCCAACAGCTTGCGTTATGTACCCCCGCAAGGGGAGATCAGACTACATGTGAATATACAGGATGCTCATATCATGCAGGTTACTGTCTGCGATACAGGTTCAGGCTTTACCGAAGCGGATCTGCCGCATTTGTTTGACCAATTCTATCACGGCCACCAAGGGCAGACCGGACTGGGCCTATTCACCGCCAAACGCATTGTAGAGAAGCACGGTGGAACCATAGGCGCCAGTAATCTGCCTGAAGGTGGTGCCTGTATCTCTTTTACACTCGATACTGCTGGGTGA
- a CDS encoding response regulator transcription factor, protein MNENILIVDDEKDIVALIHQTLTQEGYNVSTASSGTEALQLLGNPPDLILLDIMMPGMSGFELCRLIRDEVSCPILFLSARQAEMDRIQGLSIGGDDYMTKPFSLGELKARVAAHLRRSRRDGVQPRGNEPAFYRYGSLQIDLKGRTVMIMQHAIPLTLKEYDLVELLATHPGQVFSKEQLYDRIWGLEATGDTTTITEHVKKIRAKLAAADPDHAYISTVWGVGYKWEPVR, encoded by the coding sequence ATGAACGAAAACATTCTGATTGTAGATGACGAAAAGGATATTGTAGCGCTGATTCATCAGACACTTACGCAGGAAGGGTATAACGTGTCCACGGCATCAAGCGGCACCGAGGCTTTACAGCTTCTCGGGAATCCGCCGGATCTGATTCTGCTGGACATTATGATGCCCGGCATGAGCGGGTTCGAGCTCTGCCGGCTGATTCGGGATGAGGTGAGCTGCCCCATCCTCTTTCTCAGTGCGAGGCAGGCCGAAATGGACCGGATTCAAGGGTTATCCATCGGCGGCGATGATTATATGACGAAGCCGTTCAGTCTTGGGGAATTGAAGGCAAGAGTGGCTGCCCACTTGCGCCGTTCCCGTCGCGATGGCGTTCAGCCGCGCGGGAATGAGCCTGCGTTTTACAGATACGGATCTTTGCAAATAGACCTGAAGGGGCGCACGGTCATGATCATGCAGCATGCCATCCCGCTCACGCTCAAGGAATATGATCTGGTGGAACTGCTGGCCACGCATCCCGGGCAAGTTTTCTCCAAGGAACAGCTGTATGACCGCATCTGGGGTCTCGAGGCAACGGGGGATACTACCACGATTACGGAACATGTCAAAAAAATAAGGGCCAAGCTGGCAGCAGCTGACCCGGATCATGCCTATATCTCGACGGTATGGGGTGTCGGGTACAAATGGGAGCCCGTACGATGA
- a CDS encoding alpha/beta hydrolase codes for MERQISIRHGQEELTATIHYPVVRDIKEGNHQQRVPLAVICHGFVGSRIGVDRLFVKTARELAEDGYLVLRFDYIGCGESSGEYGAEGLDSMIAQTRSVLDYAVNCSDVDPTRVTLIGHSLGGAVALLTAIRDKRVKNLVMWSAVGYPFNDIVKITGREVYDLGVKQGSADYLAYKFTPAFFESLAEHQPFQEAVKFNGDVLVVHGTSDDIIPVDYAFLYQKVFWMRQEGRCDKEIIFQGDHTFSSGKEREQLITRTREWLGERQKIEQDWQHWMI; via the coding sequence ATGGAGCGTCAGATCAGTATCCGTCATGGACAGGAAGAATTAACAGCTACAATTCATTATCCCGTAGTCAGGGATATCAAGGAGGGGAATCACCAGCAGCGTGTGCCTTTGGCGGTCATTTGCCATGGTTTTGTCGGCAGCCGGATTGGCGTGGACCGCCTGTTCGTGAAGACCGCACGTGAACTGGCTGAGGATGGATACCTGGTGCTGCGCTTCGATTACATCGGCTGCGGGGAGAGCAGTGGTGAATATGGAGCTGAAGGGCTGGATTCCATGATCGCCCAGACCCGTTCGGTGCTGGATTACGCAGTGAACTGCAGTGATGTGGATCCAACCCGCGTGACCTTGATCGGTCACAGTCTGGGCGGAGCAGTTGCTCTGCTGACGGCCATCCGTGATAAACGGGTCAAGAATCTGGTCATGTGGTCTGCCGTGGGATATCCATTCAATGACATCGTGAAGATTACGGGGCGTGAGGTGTACGATCTGGGCGTGAAGCAGGGCTCTGCCGATTATCTCGCTTACAAGTTCACTCCGGCTTTCTTCGAGTCTCTGGCTGAGCATCAACCATTCCAGGAAGCCGTTAAGTTTAACGGCGATGTTCTGGTCGTGCACGGTACATCGGATGACATTATTCCTGTAGACTATGCTTTCCTATATCAGAAGGTATTCTGGATGCGTCAGGAAGGGCGCTGCGACAAGGAGATTATTTTCCAGGGCGATCATACCTTCTCTTCCGGCAAAGAACGGGAGCAGCTGATCACGCGTACCCGAGAATGGCTCGGCGAACGTCAGAAGATCGAACAGGATTGGCAGCACTGGATGATTTAA
- a CDS encoding DODA-type extradiol aromatic ring-opening family dioxygenase translates to MTLPAFFIAHGSPAMAVESNDYTQFLNQLGNRLPAPKAIVVFTAHWDCPEPSVTMDDTHQTLHDFYGFPSNMYTIDYPAPGHSELASEICALFTRSNLPHQPVRGRGLDHGVWVPLLHMYPQANIPVVVVSVDSLRSPQEQYDIGRMLEQLRHDDVLIIGSGGTVHNLRLLGSNEDEPEDWAVEFDDWMEERLEKWNTRELFQYDKKAPNARTAVPSYGTEHLAPLFYAMGTADMSRKAKRLFQSYPYGTLSLNCWQFGDGV, encoded by the coding sequence ATGACATTACCCGCATTTTTCATTGCGCATGGTTCTCCCGCTATGGCGGTGGAGAGCAATGACTACACTCAATTTCTGAACCAGCTTGGAAACAGGCTGCCGGCTCCAAAAGCCATTGTCGTATTTACGGCGCATTGGGATTGTCCCGAGCCGTCCGTGACGATGGACGATACACATCAGACCTTGCATGATTTCTACGGATTCCCCTCTAATATGTATACCATTGATTATCCAGCTCCAGGGCACTCGGAACTCGCAAGTGAGATCTGCGCCCTCTTTACACGCAGCAATCTGCCGCATCAGCCTGTTCGAGGCAGAGGACTGGACCATGGAGTCTGGGTGCCACTGCTGCATATGTACCCGCAGGCGAATATCCCTGTCGTTGTCGTGTCTGTAGATTCGCTGCGTTCACCGCAGGAGCAGTACGATATTGGCCGGATGCTTGAACAGCTGCGTCACGACGATGTACTGATCATAGGCAGCGGCGGTACCGTTCATAATCTGCGACTACTCGGTAGTAACGAGGATGAACCTGAGGATTGGGCCGTAGAGTTCGATGATTGGATGGAAGAGCGGCTGGAGAAGTGGAACACGAGAGAGCTGTTTCAATATGACAAAAAAGCTCCAAATGCCCGGACTGCGGTACCTTCTTATGGAACGGAGCATTTGGCTCCCTTGTTCTATGCCATGGGCACAGCAGATATGTCCCGAAAAGCGAAGCGCCTGTTCCAGTCTTATCCGTATGGAACACTTAGTTTAAACTGCTGGCAATTCGGTGACGGCGTGTAA
- a CDS encoding DoxX family protein, translating to MFSFNQWLRENKVAMWILTVLRVYIGYDWMTHGWSKLTGGFEAGGFLAGAVEKATGDHPAVQAWWATFLEKFAVPNAGLFDFLIPLGEFLVGLGLILGCFTTLAALMALVMNFAFLFSGTVSTNAQLVLMQIFLVVAGANAGKIGLDRWVLPYLRGLFSRNKGHHPKDTPTINTAQKTA from the coding sequence ATGTTCAGCTTCAACCAATGGCTTAGAGAAAACAAAGTGGCAATGTGGATTTTGACAGTACTTCGGGTGTACATCGGTTATGATTGGATGACTCACGGATGGAGCAAACTGACAGGCGGGTTCGAGGCTGGAGGCTTCCTTGCTGGGGCAGTGGAAAAAGCAACAGGTGATCACCCGGCAGTTCAGGCTTGGTGGGCAACATTCCTTGAAAAGTTCGCAGTACCGAATGCCGGATTGTTCGACTTCCTTATCCCTCTCGGCGAATTCTTGGTAGGTCTCGGTCTTATCCTTGGCTGCTTCACCACACTGGCTGCACTGATGGCCCTCGTGATGAACTTTGCGTTCCTCTTCTCGGGTACCGTGAGCACGAATGCACAACTGGTTCTGATGCAAATCTTCCTCGTCGTTGCTGGTGCCAATGCTGGTAAAATCGGTTTGGATCGTTGGGTACTGCCTTACCTTCGCGGATTGTTCAGCCGGAACAAAGGTCATCATCCCAAAGATACACCAACCATAAATACAGCTCAAAAAACAGCGTAA
- a CDS encoding DUF3048 domain-containing protein yields MKSFKWKKAASAASLLILAISMVACQSKEAAQPPEPEAVPAPVEVEQETQEPAVPKFTAPLTGLPVEEAITQRPLAVMINNAPAARPQSGLSSADIIIEVLAEGGITRFIAIFQSQGGAETVGPVRSIRPYLIELGESYDGVLVHAGGSPDAYSILQKQQKQHMDEISNSGPYFWRSSDRKAPHNLYTSADKLREGADIKGYSHDTESPVYIYNEEGSTSSGESAAQFDIHYLLDSYRVTYDYDEVSGRYMRLVNGKPDQDQDNGEQIGAANIIVAGADHKVLDSVGRLSVNVDQGGEAMLFQKGKMVRGEWVKKPGDIIRFMQNGTEAALVPGQTFISIVPNQPDFASHIEVQNQVQN; encoded by the coding sequence TTGAAGTCATTCAAATGGAAGAAGGCAGCGTCTGCTGCATCATTACTGATTCTCGCCATAAGCATGGTAGCTTGTCAAAGTAAGGAAGCAGCGCAGCCGCCGGAGCCGGAAGCGGTCCCTGCGCCTGTAGAAGTGGAACAAGAGACCCAAGAACCTGCAGTTCCGAAGTTCACCGCGCCGCTGACTGGCTTGCCGGTTGAAGAGGCTATCACGCAGAGGCCGCTCGCGGTCATGATTAACAATGCACCTGCAGCCCGGCCCCAGTCCGGCCTGAGCTCGGCAGATATCATTATTGAGGTGCTCGCAGAGGGAGGAATTACCCGGTTCATTGCGATCTTCCAGAGTCAGGGCGGTGCAGAGACCGTAGGACCCGTACGGAGTATTCGTCCGTATCTGATTGAACTGGGTGAGAGTTATGATGGCGTACTTGTACATGCGGGCGGTAGTCCAGACGCTTATTCCATTTTGCAAAAACAGCAGAAGCAGCACATGGATGAAATATCGAACAGCGGACCTTACTTCTGGCGTTCTTCGGATCGGAAGGCACCACATAATCTGTATACTTCAGCGGACAAGCTTAGAGAAGGAGCGGACATTAAGGGGTATAGCCACGATACCGAATCTCCCGTCTACATCTATAATGAGGAAGGCTCAACTTCATCAGGAGAATCTGCAGCTCAATTTGATATTCATTATTTATTAGATAGTTACCGGGTGACGTATGATTATGATGAAGTTAGCGGACGATATATGAGACTGGTGAATGGGAAGCCCGATCAGGATCAGGATAATGGAGAGCAGATTGGAGCAGCGAATATTATTGTAGCGGGCGCAGATCACAAGGTGCTCGACAGCGTTGGCCGATTGTCCGTCAATGTTGATCAGGGCGGAGAAGCGATGCTGTTTCAAAAAGGGAAGATGGTTCGCGGTGAGTGGGTGAAGAAACCGGGTGATATTATTCGTTTTATGCAAAATGGGACAGAGGCAGCCCTGGTTCCAGGCCAGACCTTTATCAGTATCGTTCCGAACCAACCTGACTTTGCAAGTCATATTGAAGTCCAGAATCAAGTTCAAAATTAA